Proteins encoded by one window of Sphingosinicella sp. BN140058:
- the phbB gene encoding acetoacetyl-CoA reductase yields MARIAVVTGGTRGIGEAISVALKSLGMTVAANYAGNDEKAREFSERTGIRAFKWDVSDFDACIAGIQQVESELGPVDVLVNNAGITRDGTMKRMTRQAWDDVIDVNLGGCFNMAKAVFEGMQSRKFGRIVNIGSINGQAGQYGQVNYAAAKSGIHGFTKALAQEGARSGITVNAIAPGYIDTEMVAAVPEDVLAKIVAKIPVGRLGKAEEIARGVAFLVGDDAGFVTGSTLSINGGQHMY; encoded by the coding sequence ATGGCACGTATTGCAGTCGTGACCGGCGGAACCCGCGGTATCGGCGAAGCGATCAGCGTCGCGCTCAAGAGTTTGGGCATGACCGTCGCCGCCAATTACGCAGGAAACGACGAGAAAGCCCGCGAATTCAGCGAGCGGACCGGTATTCGTGCCTTCAAGTGGGACGTCTCCGATTTCGACGCCTGCATCGCCGGCATCCAGCAGGTGGAGAGCGAACTCGGCCCCGTCGATGTGCTGGTCAACAATGCCGGAATCACCCGCGACGGAACGATGAAGCGCATGACCCGGCAGGCCTGGGACGACGTCATCGACGTCAATCTCGGCGGTTGCTTCAACATGGCGAAGGCCGTGTTCGAAGGCATGCAGAGCCGGAAGTTCGGCCGCATCGTCAATATCGGTTCGATCAACGGCCAGGCCGGCCAATACGGTCAGGTCAACTACGCCGCCGCCAAATCGGGCATTCACGGTTTCACCAAGGCGCTGGCCCAGGAAGGCGCGCGTTCAGGGATCACCGTCAACGCGATCGCGCCGGGCTATATCGACACCGAGATGGTCGCCGCCGTGCCGGAGGACGTGCTCGCCAAGATCGTCGCCAAAATCCCGGTCGGCCGGCTCGGCAAGGCGGAGGAGATCGCCCGCGGCGTCGCTTTCCTGGTCGGCGACGATGCCGGCTTCGTCACCGGATCGACCCTGTCGATCAACGGCGGCCAGCACATGTATTGA
- a CDS encoding ATP-binding protein yields MPQSQPDALVPSADTHEGFLATLRDHLRNEVDSDVILDQTSKRLGVHFGASRVGYMEFDESASEMVARSHWTDGSVVEMVGRFSFPAFGAAITTSHRAGEIWVQDSLDNPRLDAEGRAACAAFDIDAAITVPLIKNDQLVSILSVQQKTPRSWSRADVDLVAEVAERTWATLERAKAEAARRESDALLSAIMTHAPIGIYLKDEDGRYLIVNPEVARRLGRGPAELVGKTAADLVAPERAREIARLDGEVLSSGRLRVIEQRLGDSDEVALAMRFPVQIDADSPFRLAGFDVDITALKRAERELERSREALYQSEKLNALGSLLAGVSHELNNPIAIILAQAELLELQAAGTAAAERAGKIRRAAERSARIVQTFLAMARQRSPRHAPVAINDVVNAALDLTEYGLRSSGIRLERQLARDLPLLMADADQLHQVIVNLIVNAQQAMQDLSGPRLLNVATAAGEKEGTLCVDISDTGPGVPLHLRRRIFEPFFTTKPQEMGTGVGLSFSQGLVEAHGGQLEVHDHGGGALFRISLPIGEIVVEPVAADPVIARQDVKRTALIVDDEPDIAEALASLLQIEGYRCTIAGGGEAAQTRLRAEDYDLIVSDLRMPDIDGAALFTWLQRDRPDLVRRFCFSTGDTLSPSAARLLARAGRPFLEKPFTRSGLHQLLEEMVAAESVA; encoded by the coding sequence ATGCCTCAATCACAGCCCGACGCCCTCGTTCCATCGGCGGACACGCACGAAGGCTTCCTGGCCACGCTCCGCGATCACCTCCGCAACGAAGTCGACAGCGACGTGATCCTGGATCAGACGTCGAAGCGCCTCGGCGTCCATTTCGGTGCCAGCCGCGTCGGCTATATGGAGTTCGACGAGAGCGCCTCCGAGATGGTCGCGCGGAGCCATTGGACCGACGGCAGTGTCGTGGAGATGGTCGGCCGCTTCTCGTTCCCGGCGTTCGGCGCCGCGATCACGACGTCGCATCGCGCCGGTGAGATCTGGGTTCAGGACTCGCTCGACAACCCGCGCCTGGACGCCGAGGGGCGCGCCGCCTGTGCGGCGTTCGACATCGATGCCGCGATCACCGTGCCTTTGATCAAGAACGATCAGCTCGTCTCGATCCTCTCGGTTCAGCAGAAGACGCCGCGATCCTGGTCCCGCGCCGACGTCGATCTCGTCGCCGAGGTTGCCGAGCGCACCTGGGCCACATTGGAACGCGCCAAGGCCGAAGCCGCACGGCGGGAAAGCGATGCCTTGCTGTCGGCGATCATGACTCACGCGCCGATCGGCATCTACCTGAAGGACGAAGACGGCCGGTACCTCATCGTCAATCCGGAGGTGGCGCGGCGGCTCGGCCGCGGGCCGGCCGAACTCGTCGGCAAGACCGCTGCGGACCTGGTGGCGCCGGAGCGTGCCCGGGAAATCGCGCGGCTGGACGGCGAAGTGCTGTCGAGCGGGCGGTTGCGCGTGATCGAGCAGCGCCTTGGCGATAGCGACGAGGTTGCGCTGGCAATGCGCTTTCCCGTTCAGATCGACGCGGATTCCCCATTCCGGCTGGCCGGCTTCGACGTCGACATCACTGCGCTGAAGCGCGCGGAGCGCGAACTCGAACGCTCGCGCGAGGCCCTCTACCAGTCCGAGAAGCTCAACGCGCTCGGATCCCTGCTTGCCGGCGTCAGCCACGAACTGAACAACCCGATCGCGATCATCCTCGCGCAGGCCGAGTTGCTGGAGCTTCAGGCAGCGGGCACCGCCGCCGCCGAGCGGGCGGGGAAGATCCGCCGTGCTGCCGAGCGATCGGCGCGGATCGTCCAGACCTTCCTTGCGATGGCGCGGCAGCGCAGCCCGCGGCATGCGCCCGTCGCGATCAACGATGTGGTCAATGCCGCCCTGGACCTCACCGAATATGGCCTCCGATCCAGCGGCATCCGGCTCGAGCGGCAGCTCGCACGCGATTTGCCCCTGCTGATGGCCGATGCCGACCAGCTTCATCAGGTGATCGTCAACCTCATCGTCAACGCGCAGCAAGCGATGCAGGACCTATCCGGTCCACGGCTCTTGAATGTCGCGACGGCGGCCGGCGAGAAGGAGGGGACTCTATGCGTCGACATCTCCGACACCGGGCCCGGCGTGCCGCTGCACCTGCGCCGTCGAATTTTCGAGCCCTTCTTCACCACCAAGCCCCAGGAAATGGGAACCGGCGTCGGCCTCTCCTTTTCGCAGGGGCTCGTCGAGGCCCATGGCGGCCAGCTTGAAGTGCACGATCATGGCGGCGGAGCCCTGTTCCGGATCAGCCTGCCGATCGGGGAGATCGTCGTCGAACCGGTTGCCGCCGATCCGGTGATCGCCCGCCAGGACGTGAAGCGTACGGCCCTGATCGTCGACGACGAGCCCGATATCGCGGAAGCGCTCGCGTCGCTGCTCCAAATCGAGGGATATCGCTGTACGATCGCCGGCGGCGGTGAGGCTGCGCAGACACGGCTCCGCGCCGAGGACTATGATCTGATCGTCAGCGATTTGCGGATGCCCGACATAGACGGCGCCGCCTTGTTCACCTGGCTGCAGCGCGATCGTCCGGATCTGGTTCGTCGCTTCTGCTTTTCCACCGGCGATACGCTCAGCCCCTCGGCCGCACGTCTGCTCGCGCGGGCGGGACGCCCTTTTCTCGAAAAGCCGTTCACCCGTTCGGGGCTGCATCAGCTGCTTGAAGAGATGGTCGCGGCGGAGAGCGTTGCGTGA
- the hemH gene encoding ferrochelatase yields MTMPADHPSIPSPKIGVLLINLGTPNAPEPGSVKLYLKEFLSDPRVVEIPQLVWQPILRGIILNTRPKKSAHAYRQVWTDEGSPLAAITARQARALAGAFGPAVVVDHAMRYGKPAIRDRIEALKAQGCERILIAPLYPQYCGATTATANDEAFAHLRRMRWQPAVRTLPPYHDDPDYIAALKTSVEQSLATLDFVPDAILASFHGMPERTLHLGDPYHCHCRKTARLLSEALGRPLTVTFQSRFGRAKWLEPATDVTLAALPDQGVRKVALIAPGFSADCLETLEELAIRGRETFLAAGGREFAYLPCLNDGEPGLEMLRSILRRELEGWIAAP; encoded by the coding sequence ATGACGATGCCGGCCGACCATCCGTCGATCCCTTCCCCGAAGATCGGCGTGTTGCTGATCAATCTCGGCACGCCCAACGCGCCCGAGCCCGGATCGGTGAAACTGTACCTGAAGGAGTTCCTGTCCGATCCGCGTGTCGTCGAGATACCGCAGCTGGTTTGGCAGCCGATCCTGCGCGGCATCATCCTCAACACGCGGCCGAAGAAATCCGCCCATGCCTATCGACAGGTGTGGACGGACGAGGGCTCGCCGCTTGCCGCGATCACCGCGCGCCAGGCGCGGGCCTTGGCGGGTGCGTTCGGACCCGCCGTCGTCGTCGATCATGCCATGCGCTACGGCAAGCCCGCGATCCGCGACCGGATCGAAGCGCTGAAGGCCCAGGGGTGCGAGCGCATCCTGATCGCCCCCCTTTATCCGCAATATTGCGGCGCGACCACTGCAACCGCCAATGACGAGGCGTTCGCGCATCTCCGCCGCATGCGCTGGCAACCTGCGGTTCGCACGCTGCCGCCTTACCATGACGATCCAGACTATATTGCGGCGCTGAAGACGAGCGTCGAGCAATCGCTGGCGACGCTCGACTTCGTACCCGATGCGATCCTCGCCAGCTTCCACGGCATGCCGGAGCGCACCCTGCACCTCGGCGACCCCTATCATTGCCATTGCCGCAAGACGGCCCGGCTGCTGTCCGAAGCGTTGGGCCGCCCGCTTACCGTGACGTTCCAGTCCCGCTTCGGCCGCGCCAAGTGGCTCGAGCCGGCAACCGATGTGACTCTTGCCGCGCTCCCCGATCAGGGCGTCCGCAAGGTGGCGCTGATCGCACCCGGTTTTTCCGCCGATTGCCTTGAAACGCTGGAAGAGCTGGCGATACGGGGTCGCGAGACGTTCCTGGCGGCCGGCGGGCGCGAGTTCGCCTATCTGCCGTGCCTGAACGACGGCGAACCCGGACTGGAGATGCTGCGCAGCATTCTTCGCCGCGAGCTTGAAGGATGGATTGCTGCGCCCTAA
- a CDS encoding ribbon-helix-helix domain-containing protein, translating to MSGPVKRSMMIAGHATSISLEPIFWEALREAAEAESVPLNALVARIDAERIEADDPANLASAIRVWLFERARG from the coding sequence ATGAGCGGACCGGTCAAACGATCGATGATGATCGCCGGTCACGCCACCTCGATCAGCCTCGAGCCGATCTTCTGGGAGGCGTTGCGGGAGGCCGCCGAAGCGGAAAGCGTGCCCCTGAACGCGCTCGTCGCCCGGATCGATGCCGAGCGCATCGAAGCCGACGATCCCGCCAATCTGGCAAGCGCCATTCGGGTCTGGCTGTTCGAACGGGCGCGGGGGTGA
- a CDS encoding xanthine dehydrogenase family protein molybdopterin-binding subunit, whose amino-acid sequence MADAEHAPLLTRRTLLVGGGVGAGLLLAWNLWPRRYSPNLRAGPGEHVFNAFLKIGGDGRVIIAVPQAELGQGSWTVLPQILADELGAAWETVAVEPAPIGPFYANQLLAEARAVAAAPTFLEGAARWRADQVAMRDSTMVTGGSSSVRAFEQGLREAGAGARSLLMKAAAARWGVEWESLDTFGGFVINGAQRTRFAELAEAAAAQSLPDILLMRGGVDNRLAGQSLPRLDLPAKIDGSARFAGDVRLPEMLFASVRSAPPGGRLRRIDRDAPARIPGIVQLFDSPEWIAALATNWHAADRALRAMSAEWSTGSEPSRARIESAFSEALIRDKGRRAFERGDVEAVYAGGHVVRGHYFAGPAANAPLETLTATARVTGDLLEVWAPTQVPSIARDAAARAAGLPVGNVTIYAMPVGGGYGRKAEVRAIEQAVVLTLKAGRPVQVVWSRAEESAADTLRPPARGMLSARLGPSGAILGWQTRIAAPEIAGQLEARLGSDALAALADPVAGAVPPYAIPSLAVDFLPADVAVQAGLWRSGANAYTNFFTESFVDELARLAGIEPLSFRIQMLGDNPRLARCLSTAAAHGEWDGGQRGSSKGIAAFSGYGSHIATVVEVEVEAGRGLRVLRAVSAVDCGRAINPNLVRQQIEGGLLYGISAARGIPIDFSGGRPTPRGFGDLGILNLADAPEITVELIDSDEASGGVTELAVPTAAPAMANALFALTGRRVRRMPLELGA is encoded by the coding sequence ATGGCCGACGCTGAGCATGCCCCTTTGCTGACCCGCCGCACGCTGCTGGTCGGGGGCGGCGTCGGGGCCGGACTGCTGCTCGCCTGGAACTTATGGCCCCGCCGCTATTCGCCCAATCTGCGCGCCGGCCCTGGCGAGCATGTGTTCAACGCCTTTCTCAAGATCGGCGGTGATGGGCGGGTGATTATCGCCGTTCCGCAGGCCGAACTCGGCCAGGGTAGCTGGACGGTTCTGCCGCAGATCCTTGCGGACGAACTTGGCGCCGCCTGGGAAACGGTCGCGGTCGAGCCCGCACCGATCGGCCCGTTCTACGCCAATCAATTGCTAGCAGAGGCGCGTGCCGTCGCAGCCGCGCCGACGTTCCTCGAAGGGGCCGCGCGCTGGCGCGCCGATCAGGTCGCAATGCGCGATTCGACCATGGTGACCGGCGGTTCGTCCTCGGTGCGCGCCTTCGAGCAGGGGCTGCGGGAGGCCGGCGCGGGTGCCCGGTCGCTGCTGATGAAGGCTGCGGCGGCGCGCTGGGGCGTGGAGTGGGAAAGCCTCGACACCTTCGGCGGGTTCGTCATCAACGGGGCCCAGCGGACGCGCTTCGCGGAACTGGCCGAGGCTGCGGCTGCGCAGTCCTTGCCGGACATCCTGCTGATGCGCGGCGGCGTCGACAACCGCCTGGCCGGGCAGTCGCTGCCCCGCCTCGATCTGCCCGCCAAGATCGACGGCTCTGCACGCTTCGCCGGCGATGTACGGCTTCCGGAGATGCTGTTCGCATCGGTCCGCTCGGCGCCGCCCGGCGGCCGTCTGCGCCGCATCGACCGGGATGCGCCGGCACGGATCCCCGGGATCGTCCAGCTGTTCGACAGCCCGGAATGGATCGCGGCGCTGGCCACCAATTGGCACGCGGCCGATCGTGCGCTGCGGGCGATGAGCGCGGAATGGTCCACCGGATCGGAGCCGAGCCGCGCGAGGATCGAAAGCGCCTTTTCCGAGGCCCTGATCCGCGACAAGGGGCGCCGCGCTTTCGAACGGGGCGACGTCGAAGCGGTCTATGCGGGCGGCCACGTGGTGCGCGGCCACTATTTCGCAGGCCCGGCGGCGAATGCGCCGCTCGAGACGCTGACCGCAACGGCGCGGGTTACCGGCGATCTGCTCGAGGTCTGGGCGCCGACGCAGGTGCCGTCAATCGCGCGGGACGCCGCCGCACGGGCGGCAGGGCTGCCCGTCGGCAATGTCACCATCTACGCCATGCCAGTCGGCGGCGGCTATGGCCGCAAGGCGGAAGTCCGCGCGATCGAACAGGCGGTGGTGCTGACCCTCAAGGCCGGCCGGCCGGTGCAGGTCGTCTGGTCACGTGCCGAGGAAAGCGCCGCCGACACGCTGCGGCCGCCGGCGCGCGGCATGCTAAGCGCCCGGCTCGGGCCATCGGGTGCGATCCTCGGCTGGCAGACGCGGATCGCGGCACCGGAAATCGCGGGGCAGCTGGAGGCACGGCTGGGCAGCGACGCACTTGCCGCGCTCGCCGATCCGGTGGCGGGGGCGGTGCCGCCTTACGCCATCCCCTCCCTGGCGGTGGACTTCCTGCCCGCGGACGTGGCGGTCCAGGCCGGCCTGTGGCGATCGGGGGCAAATGCCTACACCAACTTCTTCACCGAAAGTTTCGTCGACGAGCTGGCCCGCCTCGCAGGAATCGAGCCCTTGTCCTTCCGGATCCAGATGCTCGGCGACAATCCCCGGCTGGCGCGCTGCCTGTCGACCGCGGCAGCGCATGGCGAATGGGATGGCGGACAGCGCGGCAGCAGCAAGGGTATCGCCGCGTTCAGCGGTTATGGGTCGCACATCGCGACGGTTGTGGAGGTCGAAGTGGAAGCTGGGCGCGGGTTGCGCGTGTTGCGGGCGGTGAGTGCGGTGGATTGCGGGCGGGCGATCAATCCCAACCTCGTCCGCCAGCAGATCGAAGGCGGGTTGTTGTACGGCATATCCGCGGCGCGCGGCATTCCGATCGATTTCAGCGGGGGCCGTCCGACCCCGCGCGGCTTCGGCGATCTCGGAATCTTGAACCTCGCCGACGCGCCGGAAATCACGGTGGAACTGATCGACAGCGACGAAGCCTCCGGCGGAGTGACCGAGCTGGCGGTGCCGACCGCCGCCCCGGCGATGGCGAATGCTCTGTTCGCATTGACCGGCCGAAGGGTGCGCCGGATGCCGCTGGAGCTCGGTGCATGA
- a CDS encoding NAD-glutamate dehydrogenase domain-containing protein yields MNSESNVADHAADVRILEALSHALVEGALPGEIAEFTSEDREGAARFIASCASSRMRGSALVRLESLGGAVGQRRMRIGIINDDMPFLVDSVANTIAARGLIVHRLLHPVVCVRRDEDGRLLAVEPLCDDKDRRESMMYLEVDRADARIRRDVVADLNRVLADVRAAVEDWRAMQDQMRADAAATGDEEGAALLRWFADGAMTLLGYEVERPDAPASQALGLFRMPGDPTDPGGSIGAIRYFEEGGSVPLLAKAERRSSVHRRVPLDLVVVPIREGDKVAAIGVHAGLWTSEALTAHVEDVPVLRQRLRELDEEFGFDPSGHSGKALRHALTALPHDLLASLSRDSVRELVTTAMSLADRPRPTLVLARSILKGNMFAFAWLPRDELTTRRRIAVGKMIEQASGGRISNWSVELGDGDLALLRYTLYVGPEAPTPDVAALDRQLDEMVRGWEPAVEEALGGIVGLNRATRLALSYMSDLPELYRAQTSPAEAAQDILRISELHDAGDRDARLYRSAGDGASRLRLKTYRLAGLIALSEAVPVFENFGFRVLEEFPWPLDEGRLGYIHEFVLELRGGGDASHVLARAELAERAIADVLEGRAENDSFNQLLIAADLDRRDVVLFRAWFRYLRQVGLSYSMLTVVEALRRAPAVTQALIALFDALHDPERDGDRTVAAKAAEDAIRDGLAGVAAIDEDRILRLFHGVIASMLRTNAFSPAGQEALAFKLESARVPGLPAPVPWREIWVYSPRVEGIHLRGGPIARGGLRWSDRRDDFRTEILGLMKAQLVKNAVIVPTGAKGGFYPKQLPPVASRDAWLAEGTESYRIFIRALLSVTDNIVESKVVHPDGVTIRDAEDPYFVVAADKGTATFSDIANQIALDRRFWLGDAFASGGSQGYDHKAMGITARGGWVSVQRHFAELGVDVQTQPIRVAGVGDMSGDVFGNGMLLSKALKVVAAFDHRHIFIDPEPDPAKSWDERARLFALPRSSWDDYDKSLISKGGGIFPRSQKTIPLSPEMQAMFGLDGDTIEPAALMIAILKAPVDLLWFGGIGTYIRARSESNSEVGDPANDAIRITGCDVRAKAIGEGANLGMTQAARIEFSQAGGRCNTDFIDNSAGVDCSDNEVNIKIPLNREMDEGRLSFEARNQLLAEMTDEVAAIVLEDNRLQTLALSIAERGGAADLPPLIRAMEVLEESGRLNRTVEGLQSNEELMRRAQDNRGLTRPELAVLLSTSKMALQTALEAGRITEDPTLEPELLAAFPKTMQARHRDAILGHRLRREIIATKIANRFVNRLGITAVFTLSEEEGASFGQVAAAFVAAERLFGMADLWRDLDTIDIPEQLRLELFDQASNALQLHIADILRNSSASAKLTELVETLQPGIDKLSESVGGLLRKEVAGDAALRRARLSDLGAPPEIADRLVRLFELNGGVGIAALGRRLGVDEITLTNAYTRLGEALGLDWAQGVANAFQASDQWERLLTAGLARDFEQLRLDFLQRARGDDPAHAVEMWVETQGPRIDQFRRLVDRARNAPATTSPMLAQIATQARVLLAR; encoded by the coding sequence ATGAACTCGGAGAGCAACGTCGCGGATCACGCCGCAGACGTGCGGATTCTGGAAGCCCTGTCCCACGCTCTCGTCGAGGGCGCGCTGCCCGGAGAGATAGCCGAATTCACCAGCGAGGATCGCGAGGGCGCGGCCCGCTTCATCGCCTCCTGCGCGAGCAGCCGGATGCGGGGCAGCGCCCTGGTCCGACTGGAATCGCTCGGCGGCGCCGTCGGTCAGCGCCGGATGCGGATCGGGATCATCAACGACGACATGCCGTTCCTGGTCGATTCGGTCGCGAACACGATCGCGGCCCGCGGCCTGATCGTCCATCGCCTGCTCCACCCCGTGGTCTGCGTCCGCCGTGACGAGGATGGGCGCCTGCTCGCCGTCGAACCCCTCTGTGACGACAAGGATCGTCGCGAATCGATGATGTACCTGGAGGTGGATCGCGCCGACGCGCGCATCCGCCGCGATGTCGTCGCCGATCTCAACCGCGTTCTCGCGGACGTGCGTGCCGCCGTCGAAGATTGGCGGGCGATGCAGGATCAGATGCGCGCGGACGCCGCCGCCACCGGGGACGAGGAGGGCGCGGCCTTGCTGCGCTGGTTCGCCGACGGCGCCATGACCTTGCTCGGCTATGAAGTCGAAAGGCCGGATGCGCCGGCTTCGCAGGCGCTCGGCCTGTTCCGCATGCCCGGCGACCCGACCGACCCCGGCGGTTCGATCGGCGCGATCCGCTATTTCGAGGAAGGCGGATCGGTTCCCCTCCTCGCCAAGGCCGAGCGGCGCTCGTCGGTGCATCGACGCGTCCCGCTCGATCTCGTCGTCGTGCCGATCCGCGAAGGCGACAAGGTTGCCGCGATCGGCGTCCATGCCGGGCTGTGGACCAGCGAAGCGCTGACCGCGCATGTCGAGGACGTGCCGGTGCTCCGGCAGCGCCTGAGAGAGCTGGACGAAGAGTTCGGTTTCGATCCCTCCGGCCACAGCGGCAAGGCGTTGCGCCATGCCCTGACCGCCCTCCCGCACGATCTGCTCGCCAGCCTCAGCCGGGATTCGGTGCGGGAACTGGTCACCACCGCGATGTCCCTTGCCGATCGGCCGCGCCCGACTTTGGTGCTCGCCCGGTCGATCCTCAAGGGCAACATGTTCGCCTTTGCCTGGCTGCCGAGAGACGAACTCACCACCCGCCGCCGGATCGCCGTCGGCAAGATGATCGAGCAGGCCTCGGGCGGCCGCATCTCCAATTGGTCGGTCGAGCTCGGCGACGGCGATCTCGCCCTGCTGCGCTACACTCTTTATGTCGGCCCGGAGGCGCCGACGCCGGATGTCGCCGCGCTCGACCGCCAGCTCGATGAGATGGTGCGGGGCTGGGAACCGGCGGTGGAGGAGGCGCTCGGCGGGATCGTCGGCCTCAACCGCGCCACCCGCCTGGCGCTCAGCTACATGAGCGATCTGCCCGAGCTCTATCGCGCGCAGACCAGCCCGGCCGAAGCCGCCCAGGACATCTTGCGCATCAGCGAGCTGCACGATGCCGGCGATCGGGACGCGCGGCTCTATCGTTCGGCAGGCGACGGCGCGTCGCGGCTTCGCCTCAAGACCTACCGCCTGGCGGGTCTGATCGCGCTGTCGGAAGCGGTTCCGGTGTTCGAGAATTTCGGCTTCCGCGTGCTCGAAGAGTTTCCGTGGCCACTCGACGAGGGCCGGCTCGGCTACATCCACGAATTCGTTCTGGAGCTGCGCGGCGGCGGTGACGCCAGCCACGTGCTCGCCCGGGCCGAGCTCGCCGAGCGGGCGATCGCCGACGTGCTGGAAGGCCGGGCGGAGAATGATTCGTTCAACCAGCTGCTGATCGCAGCCGATCTCGACCGCCGCGACGTCGTCCTGTTCCGCGCCTGGTTCCGCTATTTGCGCCAGGTCGGCCTGTCCTATTCGATGCTGACCGTGGTCGAGGCCCTGCGCCGTGCGCCGGCGGTGACCCAGGCGCTGATCGCGCTGTTCGACGCCCTCCACGATCCCGAGCGGGACGGCGACCGGACGGTTGCCGCGAAGGCTGCCGAAGACGCGATCCGCGACGGTCTCGCCGGAGTGGCGGCAATCGACGAAGATCGCATCCTGCGGCTGTTCCACGGCGTGATCGCGTCGATGCTCCGCACCAACGCCTTCAGCCCGGCCGGCCAGGAAGCGCTCGCGTTCAAGCTCGAGAGCGCCAGGGTTCCGGGACTGCCGGCGCCGGTGCCGTGGCGGGAAATCTGGGTCTATTCGCCCCGGGTCGAAGGTATTCATCTGCGCGGCGGGCCGATCGCACGCGGCGGTTTGCGCTGGTCCGATCGGCGCGACGATTTCCGCACCGAGATCCTGGGCCTGATGAAGGCGCAGCTCGTCAAGAATGCGGTGATCGTGCCGACCGGGGCCAAGGGCGGCTTCTATCCCAAGCAGCTGCCGCCCGTGGCATCGCGCGACGCCTGGCTGGCGGAAGGCACGGAGAGCTACCGCATCTTCATCCGCGCGCTGCTTTCGGTCACCGATAATATCGTCGAAAGCAAGGTCGTTCATCCGGACGGAGTCACCATCCGCGACGCCGAAGACCCTTATTTCGTCGTTGCCGCGGACAAGGGAACCGCCACATTTTCCGACATCGCCAACCAGATCGCGCTGGATCGCAGATTCTGGCTCGGCGACGCCTTCGCATCGGGCGGAAGCCAGGGCTACGATCACAAGGCGATGGGCATCACCGCGCGCGGCGGCTGGGTCTCGGTGCAGCGCCACTTCGCGGAACTCGGCGTCGACGTGCAGACCCAGCCGATCCGGGTCGCCGGCGTCGGCGACATGTCGGGCGACGTGTTCGGCAACGGCATGCTGCTGTCCAAGGCGCTGAAGGTCGTCGCGGCCTTCGATCACCGCCACATCTTCATCGATCCGGAGCCCGATCCGGCGAAGAGCTGGGACGAGCGCGCGCGGCTGTTCGCCCTCCCCCGTTCGTCCTGGGACGATTACGACAAGAGCCTGATCTCGAAGGGCGGCGGAATCTTCCCGCGCAGCCAGAAGACGATTCCGCTCAGTCCCGAGATGCAGGCGATGTTCGGCCTCGACGGCGATACGATCGAGCCGGCTGCACTGATGATCGCGATCCTCAAGGCGCCGGTCGACCTGCTCTGGTTCGGCGGCATCGGTACCTACATCCGGGCGCGATCCGAAAGCAATTCGGAGGTCGGCGATCCCGCCAACGACGCGATCCGGATCACCGGCTGCGACGTTCGGGCGAAGGCGATCGGCGAAGGTGCCAATCTCGGCATGACCCAGGCCGCCCGCATCGAATTCTCGCAGGCGGGCGGGCGCTGCAACACGGATTTCATCGACAATTCGGCCGGCGTCGATTGCTCGGACAACGAGGTCAACATCAAGATCCCGCTCAACCGGGAGATGGACGAAGGCCGGCTGAGCTTCGAGGCACGCAACCAGCTCCTCGCCGAGATGACCGACGAGGTCGCGGCCATCGTGCTCGAGGACAACCGGCTGCAGACGCTTGCACTCTCGATCGCGGAGCGTGGCGGTGCGGCCGATCTGCCGCCGCTGATCCGCGCTATGGAAGTGCTGGAAGAGAGCGGCCGGCTCAACCGCACGGTCGAGGGGCTTCAGTCCAACGAGGAACTGATGCGGCGGGCGCAGGACAATCGCGGCCTGACCCGTCCCGAACTGGCCGTCTTGCTCTCCACCTCCAAGATGGCGCTGCAGACCGCGCTCGAGGCCGGCAGGATCACCGAAGATCCGACCCTTGAGCCCGAGCTGCTCGCCGCTTTCCCGAAGACGATGCAGGCGCGCCATCGCGACGCGATCCTCGGTCACCGGCTTCGCCGCGAGATCATCGCGACCAAGATCGCCAACCGCTTCGTCAATCGGCTTGGAATCACCGCCGTGTTCACCCTGTCGGAGGAAGAGGGGGCGAGCTTCGGCCAGGTTGCGGCAGCGTTCGTCGCCGCCGAGCGCCTCTTCGGCATGGCGGATCTGTGGCGGGATCTCGACACGATCGACATTCCCGAGCAGCTTCGGCTGGAGCTGTTCGATCAGGCCTCCAACGCCCTGCAGCTGCACATCGCCGACATTCTGCGCAATTCTAGCGCGTCCGCCAAGCTCACCGAGCTCGTCGAGACGCTTCAGCCCGGCATCGACAAGCTCAGCGAGAGCGTCGGCGGCCTGCTGCGCAAGGAAGTCGCCGGCGATGCCGCCCTGCGGCGGGCACGCCTCAGCGACCTTGGCGCGCCGCCGGAGATCGCCGACCGGCTCGTACGGCTGTTCGAGCTGAACGGCGGTGTCGGCATCGCGGCACTGGGGCGCCGCCTCGGCGTCGACGAGATCACGCTCACCAATGCCTATACCCGGCTCGGCGAAGCGCTCGGGCTCGATTGGGCGCAGGGCGTGGCCAATGCCTTTCAGGCGAGCGATCAGTGGGAGCGGCTGCTGACCGCCGGTCTTGCAAGGGATTTCGAGCAATTGCGCCTCGATTTCCTGCAGCGCGCCCGCGGCGACGACCCCGCCCATGCGGTGGAGATGTGGGTGGAAACGCAGGGCCCGCGCATCGACCAATTCCGCCGTCTGGTCGATCGCGCCCGCAACGCGCCGGCGACGACCTCGCCGATGCTGGCGCAGATCGCCACCCAGGCTCGCGTGCTGCTGGCGCGCTGA